The Kordia sp. SMS9 DNA window GCTTCTTGCAACCAAGCTTTCAACTCAGCATCAACTTGATTAATTTCTGTCAATCGTACTCTGTGTGTACACATGGTGCCAAAAGGACCTGAGTTTTCCAAGCGCTCTGTAGTTTCTTTGCCTTTAAGCTTTAAACCTAAATCAATACGAGATTTGGTAGCGGGTTTGATGACCGCAAATTTTCGTTTTCTATCTAAGCTTACTTCTGTTTTCTTTGGAGTAATTCTTACATCATCCCCAAATTCTTTTACCATAGCCACCAATTGCTCGTAAATAGGAACTAAAACTTCTTTTCCTTTGTATTGATTTGTCACTAAATCTTCTGGTGTATTTTTTTCTTCTTTGGATAAGTTCACAATCGTATTGGCAAAACCATGCGTAACACTGTGTTCTTTCTTTAAATAATTTACAGCTTCAGCATGTTTGGTAAATGACTTTGTTTTTAGAATTGCTTTCCATTCCGTTAGTGACTTGCCTGTTTTTTCAGGCATATTATCAATCATTGTTTGTAATGCTTTTTCCATATTTTAAATATTTTACTCGATAATCGAGATTAAAAATGTTCCGATCTTTGTGTCGAAATGTTGTTAACTGTTTTCTTTGAATATTTACCAGTCTTTACCTCAATATTTGTTGCTAGGTTTTCCTGTTTCCAAATACGAAATCAAATTCAGATACGATTGTTCATTTCCTTTGATAAAAAACTGCATCAAAGACCTGTATTTCTCTGTGTATTTATAACCAATTCCAAACGAAGTGACTTTGGTTTTTGTGGGACTTATTTTTTCAAAAAGGATGACATTGTATAAATCTTTTTCGTCTTCCTTCATGAATTCAGGGAAATTTTTAGTGAGTTCTGCTTGTAATGTCAACATTGTTTTTGGAACATAATTGACAATATGGAGCGTAATTGTAGCAGCATCACCAATTTTTCCATCTTTATTATAATTGGTTTGTATTGTTCCATTAATTTTAAAGTCGATTTCAGCAATTGAAGTCGCCCAATTTTCCCAACCCTTTTTAGTTGTGTACGCATTCCAAACAGAATCTACAGCAACGTTTACAATAAAAGTTTGTTTTAAAACCATATTTTTTGTGTCTGAAGAATCGATTACAGAAACGATCCTAGTTGAAGGATTCGTTTGTGCAAAAGACACTACTGAAATACAAATCATTACAAAGGAAAGGAGATTTTTGGTCATAATTTTTAAGATTACTGTGTTGCAATGTACACATTTCAAATACTTGTAT harbors:
- a CDS encoding DUF4287 domain-containing protein produces the protein MEKALQTMIDNMPEKTGKSLTEWKAILKTKSFTKHAEAVNYLKKEHSVTHGFANTIVNLSKEEKNTPEDLVTNQYKGKEVLVPIYEQLVAMVKEFGDDVRITPKKTEVSLDRKRKFAVIKPATKSRIDLGLKLKGKETTERLENSGPFGTMCTHRVRLTEINQVDAELKAWLQEAYEKAE
- a CDS encoding SRPBCC domain-containing protein, with the protein product MTKNLLSFVMICISVVSFAQTNPSTRIVSVIDSSDTKNMVLKQTFIVNVAVDSVWNAYTTKKGWENWATSIAEIDFKINGTIQTNYNKDGKIGDAATITLHIVNYVPKTMLTLQAELTKNFPEFMKEDEKDLYNVILFEKISPTKTKVTSFGIGYKYTEKYRSLMQFFIKGNEQSYLNLISYLETGKPSNKY